The proteins below come from a single Myxocyprinus asiaticus isolate MX2 ecotype Aquarium Trade chromosome 28, UBuf_Myxa_2, whole genome shotgun sequence genomic window:
- the LOC127418686 gene encoding sericin-2-like, with protein MVVPTERMNELWKRMALVLVFAILLLHSCQAQGSTVTNPPLTGTSAGSTSDPTGASKDINTTAKTNNAAPNAMSVQSTAPQAFTVMMSSPSSSTAGPTSNSQTSAAPSSAITISGSKGSSLAMPVVHSSAPTVAGVEEKTELMTSQSNQVSGAQRNEEKAETKENDSSSSSSSVFVSVLMSGLLLAAIIIGTYYFKCHRQTSSKGMKLAEESLMADEENQGNTLVSVAPLNQLEPQEKPSLNGESTEAVKTQTPPAATNGHSTTKTADTEL; from the exons GTTGTCAGGCCCAGGGTTCCACAGTTACAAATCCACCTCTGACTGGTACATCTGCAGGCTCAACATCAGATCCAACTGGTGCATCCAAAGATATAAatacaacagcaaaaacaaataatGCTGCCCCTAATGCCATGTCAGTGCAGTCAACTGCCCCTCAAG CTTTTACAGTAATGATGTCATCCCCCTCTTCTTCTACTGCTGGTCCAACAAGCAACTCCCAGACATCAGCAGCACCTTCATCAGCCATCACTATCTCTGGAAGTAAAGGGAGCAGCCTGGCTATGCCAGTTGTTCATTCCTCAGCCCCCACTGTAGCTGGTGTGGAAGAAAAAACAGAACTGATGACCAGCCAATCCAATCAGGTGTCAGGTGCACAA CGGAATGAAGAGAAAGCAGAGACAAAAGAGAATGACTCCTCTTCATCTTCTTCCTCTGTTTTCGTGTCTGTGCTGATGTCTGGCTTACTGCTTGCTGCCATCATAATTGGCACATACTACTTTAAGTGTCATCGCCAAACCAGCAGCAAAGGCATGAAACTG GCCGAGGAGTCACTCATGGCAGATGAGGAGAACCAGGGCAACACTCTGGTGTCTGTGGCCCCTCTAAACCAACTGGAGCCCCAGGAGAAGCCCAGTCTTAATGGAGAGTCCACAGAAGCAGTGAAGACCCAAACCCCTCCAGCTGCCACCAACGGCCACTCTACCACCAAGACGGCAGACACTGAGCTCTAA